In Haloplanus rubicundus, one DNA window encodes the following:
- a CDS encoding outer membrane protein assembly factor BamB family protein — MRTPSRRAVLGAIGLAATGGVAGCLDVPRSTPGRIDDDGLPASAVATTTFRGGLRRRGVSPDATVPDEPRVAWTIRDVNTGDHTAAKASPVATPDGDVVVPGDTGEVWRVTPGGDVVWTAAVEEAARGIHGTPTVVNGTVYVGAYDGALYAFDLDTGERFWRRKLGDAIGSSPGYHDGVVYIAVEYYAPSGAMFGVDAVTGEVVWEDRRPTDHPHSTCAIDRDAGRLVVGSNDGRLYAWTYPDLTFAWAFETGDAIKGPVATHDGSAVFGSWDDHVYRVALDDGVEEWAVETGGMVMSGPAVEAATDTVYVGGHDSRLRALDAATGDARWTFDTDGWITGCPTVAGDAVLVGSYDRRCYALEKRTGEERWAVEGVGDVTSAPTVLDGAVYFTDRASAAHLDGGDGPTGGLYKLVEAQDG; from the coding sequence ATGCGGACACCCTCCCGTCGCGCCGTCCTCGGCGCCATCGGCCTCGCCGCGACCGGCGGCGTGGCCGGCTGTCTCGACGTCCCCCGATCGACCCCCGGCCGCATCGACGACGACGGCCTCCCCGCGTCGGCCGTCGCCACGACGACGTTTCGGGGTGGTCTCCGCCGCCGCGGCGTCTCCCCCGACGCGACGGTGCCCGACGAGCCACGGGTCGCGTGGACCATCCGCGACGTGAACACGGGGGATCACACGGCGGCGAAGGCGAGCCCCGTGGCGACACCCGACGGCGACGTCGTGGTCCCCGGCGACACCGGCGAGGTGTGGCGGGTGACGCCGGGCGGCGACGTCGTCTGGACGGCCGCCGTCGAGGAGGCGGCGCGGGGCATCCACGGGACGCCGACCGTCGTCAACGGGACGGTCTACGTCGGCGCCTACGACGGCGCGCTCTACGCGTTCGACCTCGACACGGGAGAGCGGTTCTGGCGGCGAAAGCTCGGCGACGCCATCGGGTCGAGCCCCGGCTATCACGACGGCGTCGTCTACATCGCCGTCGAATACTACGCGCCGAGCGGCGCGATGTTCGGCGTCGACGCCGTCACCGGCGAGGTGGTCTGGGAGGACCGGCGACCGACGGATCACCCGCACTCGACGTGTGCGATCGACCGCGACGCCGGACGGCTCGTGGTCGGATCGAACGACGGCCGGCTGTACGCGTGGACGTATCCCGATCTGACGTTCGCGTGGGCGTTCGAGACCGGTGACGCGATCAAGGGGCCGGTCGCCACCCACGACGGCAGCGCCGTCTTCGGCTCGTGGGACGACCACGTCTACCGGGTCGCCCTCGACGACGGGGTCGAGGAGTGGGCCGTCGAGACGGGTGGGATGGTGATGTCCGGCCCGGCGGTCGAGGCGGCGACCGACACCGTCTACGTCGGGGGCCACGACTCCCGGCTCCGTGCGCTCGACGCCGCGACCGGCGACGCCCGGTGGACGTTCGACACCGACGGGTGGATCACCGGCTGTCCGACCGTCGCCGGCGACGCCGTCCTCGTCGGCTCCTACGACCGGCGGTGTTACGCGCTGGAGAAGCGGACGGGCGAGGAGCGCTGGGCGGTCGAGGGCGTCGGCGACGTGACCAGCGCGCCGACGGTCCTCGACGGCGCCGTCTACTTCACCGACCGGGCGTCCGCGGCGCATCTCGACGGCGGCGACGGGCCGACGGGCGGGCTGTACAAGCTCGTAGAGGCCCAAGACGGGTGA
- a CDS encoding FlaD/FlaE family flagellar protein → MFDPADYDPNELRSLAGVDDADAGTGVSLPPVEGSGYRPAAPDEPSREQCERLVAIGGVDPAALGERPYLPTFPDVPAGRRVGRDWIAYLVRTAGEAATRDAIGRYRALGWLGEDAAATLDARVGDAVAVLDSGDDDLDRADHLLSFAHVIRLLGIEVE, encoded by the coding sequence GTGTTCGACCCGGCCGACTACGACCCGAACGAACTCCGCTCGCTCGCCGGCGTCGACGACGCCGACGCGGGGACGGGCGTCAGCCTCCCGCCCGTGGAGGGATCGGGCTACCGGCCGGCGGCGCCGGACGAACCCTCCCGCGAGCAGTGCGAGCGGCTGGTCGCCATCGGCGGCGTCGACCCCGCGGCCCTCGGCGAACGGCCCTACCTCCCGACGTTCCCGGACGTGCCCGCCGGCCGCCGCGTCGGGCGCGACTGGATCGCCTATCTCGTCCGAACCGCGGGTGAGGCGGCGACGCGGGACGCCATCGGCCGCTACCGCGCCCTCGGCTGGCTCGGCGAGGACGCCGCGGCGACGCTCGACGCCCGCGTCGGCGACGCGGTGGCGGTACTGGATTCGGGTGACGACGACCTCGACCGGGCCGATCACCTGCTGAGTTTCGCGCACGTGATCCGGTTGCTGGGGATCGAGGTGGAGTGA
- the tnpA gene encoding IS200/IS605 family transposase — MVKSTRHAKYELYYHIVFVPKYRRSNLTGKTKERLEAIFAEICEDKGLELAECEVMPDHVHLFIGSPPKNAPSLIVNWVKGISARKYNQRHEDRVKWTRSYYVGTAGSASKGAVEQYIAEQEGGDA; from the coding sequence ATGGTAAAGAGTACCCGTCACGCGAAATATGAACTCTATTACCACATAGTATTCGTGCCGAAGTATCGGCGTTCGAACCTGACGGGGAAGACGAAGGAACGTCTCGAAGCCATCTTCGCGGAAATCTGTGAGGACAAGGGCCTCGAACTGGCCGAGTGCGAGGTCATGCCCGACCACGTACACCTGTTCATCGGGAGTCCACCCAAGAACGCCCCGTCACTCATCGTCAACTGGGTCAAGGGCATCTCCGCGCGGAAGTACAACCAGCGACACGAAGATCGCGTGAAGTGGACTCGTTCCTACTACGTCGGTACGGCGGGAAGCGCCTCGAAGGGCGCTGTCGAACAGTACATCGCTGAACAAGAAGGTGGAGACGCATGA
- a CDS encoding TIGR00266 family protein, whose translation MDHEITHRPSYAQLTLSLAPGESVRAEAGAMVSYAGDLDIETGAEGGLLKSLSRSVFGGESFFMNTFTANGESHLDLAPALSGDVQHHRLEDETLFVQSTSFVASDPSIEVDTKFGGGKTFFGGEGLFLLKLSGTGPAFISSYGAIDEHHVDPGETRIVDTGHVVAFEETLDFEVKRVGGLKSTLFSGEGLVCEFSGEGTVWTQTRSPDAFLSWLIPKLPTGSGSN comes from the coding sequence ATGGATCACGAAATCACCCACCGTCCGTCGTACGCCCAGCTCACGCTCTCGCTCGCCCCCGGCGAGTCGGTGCGCGCCGAGGCCGGCGCGATGGTGAGCTACGCCGGCGACCTGGACATCGAGACGGGGGCCGAGGGCGGACTCCTGAAGTCGCTCTCGCGGTCGGTGTTCGGCGGCGAATCCTTCTTCATGAACACGTTCACCGCGAACGGCGAGAGCCACCTCGACCTGGCGCCGGCGCTCTCGGGCGACGTGCAACACCACCGACTGGAGGACGAGACGCTGTTCGTCCAGTCCACCTCGTTCGTCGCCTCGGACCCGAGCATCGAAGTCGACACGAAGTTCGGGGGCGGCAAGACCTTCTTCGGCGGCGAGGGACTCTTCTTGCTCAAACTGTCGGGAACGGGACCGGCGTTCATCTCCAGTTACGGCGCCATCGACGAACACCACGTCGACCCCGGCGAGACGCGTATCGTCGACACCGGCCACGTCGTCGCGTTCGAGGAGACGCTCGATTTCGAGGTGAAACGCGTCGGCGGCCTCAAGTCGACGCTGTTCAGCGGCGAGGGGCTGGTCTGTGAGTTCAGCGGCGAGGGCACCGTCTGGACCCAGACCCGAAGTCCCGACGCCTTTCTCTCGTGGCTCATCCCGAAACTGCCGACGGGGAGCGGGTCGAACTGA
- a CDS encoding RNA-guided endonuclease InsQ/TnpB family protein produces MKRVNTFEVVPQTENDKECLLRLLDASASLWNELTYERRQNYFGDGDVWDTSEYRGRYNGVVGSATVQQVTRKNSEAWRSFFALKENGKDANPPSYWGNEEDGRELRTYIRNNQYTIQWGKRSRLEIPVGQELKDEYGLGYHERLRLELRGNPKWDGKQGRLELEYDEVNDTFRAFQPVTVPYSRLDSPLASEEAALDVGANNLVACSTTTGNQYLYDGRELFGRFRETTDEIARLQSKLREGRYSSKRIRRLYRQRTKRRDHAQNALVRDLVERLYDEGVATVYVGDLTDVLETHWSVRVNEKTHNFWAFKKVTHRLACVCEEYGISLEVESEAWTSQTCPECGDHEETVRHEETLTCSCGFEGHADLTASETFLRENSDTEVRPMARPVRFEWDDHEWSGKPHPHDSPKEVRTNPQVASVGR; encoded by the coding sequence ATGAAGCGCGTCAACACCTTCGAGGTCGTCCCACAGACCGAGAACGACAAAGAGTGCCTCCTCCGACTACTTGACGCCTCCGCATCCCTGTGGAACGAACTCACCTACGAACGCCGTCAGAACTACTTCGGTGACGGCGACGTGTGGGACACCTCCGAGTACCGAGGACGCTACAACGGCGTCGTCGGCAGTGCGACCGTCCAACAGGTCACGCGCAAGAACAGCGAAGCGTGGCGGTCGTTCTTCGCCCTCAAGGAGAACGGCAAGGACGCCAACCCGCCGTCGTACTGGGGCAACGAGGAAGACGGACGCGAACTCCGCACCTACATCCGGAACAACCAGTACACGATTCAGTGGGGCAAGCGTAGCCGTCTCGAAATCCCTGTCGGGCAAGAACTGAAAGACGAATACGGACTCGGCTACCACGAACGACTCCGCCTCGAACTCCGAGGCAACCCGAAGTGGGACGGCAAACAGGGTCGTCTGGAACTCGAATACGACGAGGTTAACGACACGTTCAGGGCTTTTCAACCAGTCACCGTCCCTTATTCTCGACTGGATTCACCACTGGCTTCCGAAGAAGCCGCCCTCGACGTTGGCGCAAACAATCTCGTCGCCTGTTCCACGACCACTGGGAACCAGTACCTCTACGACGGGCGGGAGTTGTTCGGACGGTTCCGCGAGACGACCGACGAAATCGCCCGCCTTCAGTCGAAACTCCGAGAGGGACGCTACAGTTCCAAACGGATTCGACGGCTGTACCGACAGCGGACGAAACGCCGTGACCACGCACAGAACGCGCTGGTGCGCGACCTCGTTGAACGACTGTACGACGAGGGCGTGGCGACGGTGTACGTAGGCGACTTGACCGACGTGCTGGAAACGCACTGGTCGGTCAGGGTGAACGAGAAAACGCACAACTTCTGGGCGTTCAAGAAGGTCACCCACCGTCTCGCGTGCGTCTGTGAGGAATACGGCATCAGTCTCGAAGTCGAGTCGGAAGCGTGGACGAGCCAAACGTGTCCCGAGTGTGGCGACCACGAGGAGACGGTTCGCCACGAGGAGACGCTGACGTGTTCGTGTGGCTTCGAGGGACACGCCGACCTCACGGCGTCAGAGACGTTCCTTCGAGAAAACAGCGATACGGAAGTCAGGCCGATGGCACGGCCCGTGCGATTCGAGTGGGACGACCACGAGTGGTCGGGGAAACCACACCCTCACGACAGTCCCAAAGAAGTGCGCACAAACCCGCAAGTTGCCTCCGTGGGTCGGTAG
- a CDS encoding type II toxin-antitoxin system VapC family toxin, with protein MAVSVVDSNILIDYKDTSSDTRHDRAERIVSAIDGGSLPTARITNYVLLESLNWIHERQRHDIAVDLRTRLVKSAGFELVHCAQKDFTRAVDLFETHERLAFGDATTVAYMEREGIEYLYSFDDDFDVIEGITRLSTADDPFG; from the coding sequence ATGGCGGTTTCGGTAGTCGATTCTAACATCCTCATCGACTACAAAGACACGAGTTCGGACACTCGCCACGACCGGGCGGAACGTATCGTCTCCGCTATCGACGGTGGCTCCCTCCCGACCGCCCGAATCACGAACTACGTGCTGCTGGAATCGCTGAACTGGATTCACGAGCGACAGCGCCACGATATCGCCGTTGACCTGCGGACCCGCCTCGTCAAGTCCGCAGGCTTCGAGTTGGTCCACTGTGCACAGAAGGATTTCACCAGAGCCGTTGACCTCTTCGAGACACACGAGCGTCTCGCCTTCGGCGACGCGACGACCGTCGCGTACATGGAGCGCGAGGGGATCGAATATCTGTATAGTTTCGACGACGATTTCGACGTGATCGAAGGGATCACGCGACTATCGACGGCGGACGATCCGTTCGGCTGA
- a CDS encoding dihydrofolate reductase, protein MDLVSVAAVADNGVIGTDDGLPWPAIPADRRQYRARVAGHPVILGRRTFDSMRADPPGSAQIALSRSAREASLDTVQYVTGVDEAVAAAATLPAERTYVLGGATIYELFQPVVTEMVLSRIPGTYAGDAYFPDWDRDAWMRRERTDYDDFTLERWVRVD, encoded by the coding sequence ATGGATCTCGTCTCTGTCGCCGCCGTCGCTGACAACGGCGTGATCGGCACGGACGACGGATTGCCGTGGCCCGCCATCCCGGCGGACAGACGGCAGTATCGCGCCCGCGTCGCCGGCCACCCCGTGATTCTCGGTCGCCGGACCTTCGACTCAATGCGGGCGGACCCGCCCGGGAGCGCACAGATCGCCCTGAGTCGGAGCGCACGTGAAGCGTCGCTCGATACGGTGCAGTACGTTACGGGCGTCGACGAGGCGGTCGCCGCCGCGGCGACGCTTCCGGCGGAGCGGACGTACGTCCTCGGTGGCGCCACGATCTACGAACTGTTCCAGCCCGTCGTGACGGAGATGGTTCTCAGTCGGATTCCGGGGACGTACGCGGGCGATGCGTACTTTCCCGACTGGGACCGCGACGCGTGGATGCGACGCGAACGGACCGACTACGACGACTTCACGCTCGAACGCTGGGTGCGAGTCGACTGA
- a CDS encoding AbrB/MazE/SpoVT family DNA-binding domain-containing protein has protein sequence MTTDEAPEETTVSDRGMVTIPASLRRRLDIEPGDKFRWQIDEEGNLSVEVVKQRYRAFEDDDMKAPMGGDSLDTHDFAGNETDPAFTEDA, from the coding sequence ATGACAACCGACGAGGCACCGGAAGAGACGACGGTTAGCGACCGGGGTATGGTCACGATTCCGGCGTCGCTCCGCCGTCGTCTCGACATCGAGCCAGGGGATAAGTTCCGCTGGCAGATCGATGAAGAAGGCAATCTCTCCGTCGAAGTGGTCAAACAGCGCTACCGGGCCTTCGAGGACGACGACATGAAGGCTCCAATGGGAGGTGACAGCCTCGACACACACGACTTCGCCGGGAACGAAACGGACCCCGCGTTCACGGAGGATGCCTGA